Genomic segment of Pochonia chlamydosporia 170 chromosome 1, whole genome shotgun sequence:
CTCACATTCACATCTTTTGGTGGCTGATCAAGTTTTACCAATgtctgaagaagaaagggaTCTTCTGGCCCGTATCGGTCAACTTGCAGGTACCGTGACTCTCTGTTTGCTCCATCGCGCTTCGGCCCACCACTGACCACTTACTTGTAGGGCAAATCAACAGACACAGAAGCCAACAGGCTGGAGTTGGAGCCGCCCCGAGTCGCCAACCAAACAGTTATCGACGTCCGTTCACGAAAGGTGCGACGCGTCATTATATTGCTGACTTTTCGATAGGTGGAAACGCATACCACCCAGCCAGCGCTTACAATGGTTCGGCGTATCGAGTTGGGCGGCCGCACAACAGCCATCGACATCGCACTCTTCACCTCAACCAGTCTCGGCCGGCGTCAGACTCTAACACACCCAGCCCAGGTTCAACACCTGGAAGTACCGGTTGGGTGTCCAGAAATGACCGCCACCGACAGTTAATCAACGCCAACGTATACGAGAAAGAAACCCAAAATCGCGCTAAAGCCATGGAAGAGACGAGGCAGAAGAAGTTTCAGGGTCGAAAACAGCGAGAGAAAACGCAGCTGAAAGACTTTTTGCGGCACCAAGCCAGTGCTACTGACGCGACTACTAATTCTACTCCTGGTACAGGAAGAAACGAGATTATAATTGAAGGCATTCGTTTCCACGTGGCTGACGGCGGCAAGAAACTTGTGAAATCTGCAGGTAAGTGGCAGGCGATGGATTTGCGCATACGTGGATTCGAAGAGACTGATCAGCTGCTGTTTCTACAGATCAATATTCCGCCACTCCCAAGACGGCCGTTGTCGCCGGGGTCAGATTCCAGCGGACAAAGAGCGGCAACATGGTGGCCAACAGGATCGTCCAAGACCAACGGTATGTCGCAAGCGCTGCAACAGGCGCAACGCTAACGTTGGATAGTCGATCCGGGGTTCAAAAGAAGGTTTCCCAACCTTGCAAAGCATTTTCAACGACGGGTAATAGAATATTTTCCAACTGGATCGGACCAGCACTCGCAACCAAACGAGACAAGGCCACTGTACCCGGGACTGGGGTTGTACTAACGATGAAATGTTTTCTAGGTTCCTGCCCCAAAGGGCCAACTTGCCGATATCAACATGATCCAACCAGGGTGGCTGTATGCAAGGACTTGCTCAAGGATGGCAAGTGTCCCAACGGCGAGTCGTGCGACCTTTCCCATGATCTTACCCCCGAACGCGTCCCGAATTGCTTGCACTATGCAAAGGGCCACTGTACAAAACCCGACTGTCCGTATACGCACTCCAGAGCAGCCCCCGGTGCTCTGGTCTGCGAGTCTTTTGGATTCTACGGTTACTGTGACAGAGGAGCCGCCTGCACTGAACGCCATGTTTTCGAATGTCCTGACTTTAGCAACACGGGTGTCTGCAAAAACAAAGGATGTAAACTCCTCCATCGTGAAAGGGCAAGCGTCCTACgaaaccaagccaaggctgACGAGGCcatggacgatgatgtaTCCAGCGACGAAGAGCCAGTCGATTCAGACGACGTTGACTCGGATGAGGTTGCGGAACTCATTGAAGCAGAATCGGACGACTCTGACTTTGAGAACCAAAAGGACTTTATCCCTCTCTAGatttgtttgttgttgtcaatttctttctttttgctttttaAGTACACGAATACCCTTTTTGCACCAAGCTGGGATGCCAGTCTCACCAAGGCGATACGGTGATGCGTCTAGATGTGGCATCACATGTCGTAATTGACAGAAGACACAAGGCAACTAGCATATGTAAAGAACTAGACTATCGCTGGGACGACGGTTAGCATTGTCGCTTTCAGTCGTGCCGTAATGGATCAGTCTTGAAGAGACGTTACGAAAAAGGAATACGATAGATGATAGATTCGTCAATGCGAAATTATGTTATAATAGAACCTTTGCAGTGACAACGATGTGATGTATCGTGACGTAATGAAGTGTGAGAGCTTGTGACCTCGGTATCGTACTGCATCATTACTTCACACCAGAAGTGACAAGTGCTTTGAAAGCTACTTTGCCAAGGCTGACTATTACAAATCACATAGACGTACGAATCACAGTGGTGTAGGAAATTTGACAATTTCGAGCTGGCCTGCCAACACTACATCCAAATATGAAAATATTAGCACACAGCGTCAAGCACTGGACCCTGTCCAGCTCAAGTCTCTCCCTCATCCACAGCCTTCCCGACACATGCAGTCTGAT
This window contains:
- a CDS encoding zinc finger domain-containing protein (similar to Metarhizium robertsii ARSEF 23 XP_007820387.1); its protein translation is MSEEERDLLARIGQLAGQINRHRSQQAGVGAAPSRQPNSYRRGNAYHPASAYNGSAYRVGRPHNSHRHRTLHLNQSRPASDSNTPSPGSTPGSTGWVSRNDRHRQLINANVYEKETQNRAKAMEETRQKKFQGRKQREKTQLKDFLRHQASATDATTNSTPGTGRNEIIIEGIRFHVADGGKKLVKSADQYSATPKTAVVAGVRFQRTKSGNMVANRIVQDQRRSGVQKKVSQPCKAFSTTGSCPKGPTCRYQHDPTRVAVCKDLLKDGKCPNGESCDLSHDLTPERVPNCLHYAKGHCTKPDCPYTHSRAAPGALVCESFGFYGYCDRGAACTERHVFECPDFSNTGVCKNKGCKLLHRERASVLRNQAKADEAMDDDVSSDEEPVDSDDVDSDEVAELIEAESDDSDFENQKDFIPL